A single region of the Biomaibacter acetigenes genome encodes:
- a CDS encoding ATP-dependent Clp protease ATP-binding subunit translates to MNGKFTERAQKVVAYAQEEARRLNHNVIGTEHLLLGLIREGEGVAARALKNMGVDIQKVRQQVEMMIGVGPFTIQGPIGYTPRAKRVMELALDESRKLGHNYVGTEHILLGLIREGEGVAAQVLTNLGINMEKAQAEVLNLLGADPKAVSTYKKPANTPTLNQFGRDLTELAAEGKLDPVIGRQKEIERVLQVLTRRTKNNPCLIGEPGVGKTAVVEGLAQRIIEQDVPEILKDKRVVSLDMASLVAGTKFRGEFEERLKKVINEIKQAGNVILFIDEMHTIIGAGAAEGAIDASNILKPALARGELQTIGATTLDEYRKHVEKDPALERRFQPITVEEPTVEDTISILQGLRDRYEAHHRVKISDEALEAAAKLSHRYITDRFLPDKAIDLIDEAASRVRLKTLTAPPELKELEDELDAVRKEKDAAIKAQEFEKAARLRDKEQEIKAKVDSLKEKWQKEHKLDKTMVTEEDISQIVSSWTGIPVKRLAEEESERLLKMEEILHKRVIGQDEAVRAIARALRRARAGLKDPSRPIGSFIFLGPTGVGKTELARALAEAMFGDEEAMIRLDMSEYMEKFAVSRMVGAPPGYVGYEEGGELTEKVRRKPYSVVLFDEIEKAHPDVFNILLQILEDGRLTDSKGRTVDFKNTILIMTSNVGANLIQKSRVLGFAPEQEEEKTYASMKDRVLDELKRTFRPEFLNRVDEIIVFHALTEENIRAIVTLMVNEVNERLKENDIAIEVTDAAKDLLAKEGFDSMYGARPLRRVIQKRIEDRLSEEMLKGNISAGDTVLIDARDGELTFTRKEFSVTNRKA, encoded by the coding sequence ATGAACGGAAAGTTTACGGAAAGAGCGCAGAAAGTGGTGGCATACGCCCAGGAAGAGGCGCGCCGTCTAAACCACAATGTGATAGGGACCGAGCATCTGCTCCTGGGGCTTATCCGGGAGGGTGAAGGGGTTGCCGCCAGGGCTTTGAAAAACATGGGTGTCGACATACAAAAGGTGCGGCAGCAGGTGGAAATGATGATAGGCGTGGGGCCATTTACCATTCAGGGCCCCATAGGTTATACACCCAGGGCCAAGAGAGTGATGGAACTGGCACTGGATGAGTCCCGTAAGCTGGGGCATAATTATGTGGGTACCGAGCACATTCTGTTAGGTCTAATCCGGGAAGGCGAGGGAGTAGCTGCCCAGGTCCTGACAAACCTGGGAATAAATATGGAAAAGGCTCAGGCAGAGGTTTTAAACCTTCTGGGAGCCGATCCCAAGGCTGTTTCCACGTATAAAAAGCCCGCCAATACTCCCACCCTCAACCAGTTCGGCAGGGACCTCACGGAGCTGGCTGCCGAGGGCAAGCTGGACCCCGTCATAGGGCGCCAGAAGGAAATTGAGAGGGTGCTGCAGGTTCTTACCCGTCGCACCAAGAACAACCCCTGTCTCATCGGAGAACCGGGGGTAGGCAAGACTGCCGTGGTGGAAGGCCTGGCCCAGAGGATCATAGAGCAGGATGTACCCGAGATATTAAAGGATAAAAGGGTGGTAAGCCTTGATATGGCCTCCCTGGTGGCGGGCACCAAATTCCGCGGCGAATTCGAAGAGAGATTGAAAAAAGTAATAAATGAAATAAAACAGGCAGGCAATGTTATACTTTTCATTGATGAGATGCATACCATCATAGGAGCCGGAGCCGCCGAGGGCGCCATAGACGCTTCGAATATCTTAAAGCCGGCGCTGGCCCGAGGAGAACTCCAGACCATCGGAGCCACCACCCTTGACGAATACAGGAAACATGTGGAAAAGGACCCGGCGCTGGAGCGGCGCTTTCAACCTATAACAGTGGAAGAACCTACGGTAGAAGATACCATCAGCATATTGCAGGGTCTTCGGGACCGGTATGAGGCCCATCACCGGGTGAAGATATCTGACGAAGCCCTGGAAGCTGCGGCAAAGCTCTCCCACAGGTATATCACCGATAGATTTCTGCCTGACAAGGCCATTGATTTAATCGATGAAGCCGCATCCCGGGTGCGCCTCAAGACCCTCACGGCACCTCCGGAGTTAAAAGAGCTGGAGGATGAACTGGATGCGGTAAGGAAGGAAAAGGATGCGGCCATAAAAGCCCAGGAGTTTGAAAAAGCTGCCAGACTCAGGGATAAGGAGCAAGAAATAAAAGCAAAGGTGGACAGCCTCAAGGAAAAATGGCAGAAGGAACACAAACTGGATAAAACCATGGTCACGGAAGAGGACATATCCCAGATTGTATCTAGTTGGACGGGCATTCCGGTGAAGCGCCTGGCCGAAGAAGAATCCGAAAGGCTGCTCAAGATGGAGGAAATCCTGCATAAGAGGGTAATAGGTCAGGATGAAGCGGTAAGGGCCATAGCCAGAGCCCTTCGCCGGGCCCGGGCGGGGCTAAAAGACCCGTCAAGACCCATAGGTTCCTTCATATTCCTTGGGCCCACCGGCGTAGGCAAGACGGAACTGGCCAGAGCCCTGGCCGAAGCCATGTTCGGAGACGAGGAAGCCATGATAAGGCTCGATATGTCCGAGTACATGGAGAAATTTGCCGTTTCCAGGATGGTGGGAGCTCCTCCGGGATATGTAGGATACGAAGAAGGCGGAGAACTCACCGAAAAGGTGCGCAGGAAACCTTACTCCGTGGTGCTGTTTGATGAAATAGAAAAAGCCCATCCCGATGTATTCAACATCCTCCTGCAGATACTGGAAGATGGAAGGTTGACCGATTCCAAGGGAAGGACTGTGGATTTCAAAAATACCATCCTCATAATGACATCCAACGTGGGAGCCAACCTGATCCAGAAATCCAGGGTTTTAGGCTTTGCCCCCGAGCAGGAAGAAGAAAAAACTTATGCCAGCATGAAAGACAGGGTGCTCGATGAATTAAAACGCACCTTCAGGCCGGAATTTTTAAACAGGGTGGATGAAATCATTGTATTCCATGCCCTCACTGAAGAAAACATCAGGGCTATCGTCACCCTTATGGTAAATGAGGTAAACGAGAGGTTAAAAGAAAACGATATAGCCATAGAGGTCACCGATGCGGCCAAGGACCTGCTGGCAAAGGAAGGTTTCGACTCGATGTACGGTGCAAGACCGCTCAGACGGGTAATCCAGAAGAGGATCGAAGATAGGTTGTCCGAGGAAATGTTGAAAGGCAATATTTCCGCCGGAGACACCGTGCTCATCGATGCCAGGGACGGCGAGCTTACATTTACAAGAAAAGAATTTTCGGTGACAAACCGCAAAGCATAG